The genome window AAAAAGAAATTTGGCCAATTTTGAGAAAGAAACTTCCAAAAGCTGAATTACATATTTATGGTGCTTATGCAACGCAAAAAGTTTTGCAATTAAATAATCCTTCCGAACGATTTTTTATCAAAAATAGAGCTGAAAATGCACAAGAAACGATGTCAAATTACAAAGTTTTGTTGGCGCCGATTAATTTTGGTGCTGGTGTAAAAGGAAAGTTTGTAGATGCGATTCAAACCGGAACGCCTTCGGTTACAACGACGATTGGAGCAGAAGCAATGAAAGGTAATTTTGATTGGAATGGCTTTGTAGAAGATGATTTTGAAGCGTTTGTAGAGAAAGCTGTTTTGCTTTACAATAATGAGAAAGAGTGGAAAATTGCTCAACAAAATGGAGTCAAAATTCTGAACGAAAATTACAATAAAACTAAATTTGAAACTGATTTTTTAGAGAAAATTAAATCGATTGAAGCAAATTTAATCCAACATCGAAATCTAAATTTTATTGGTCAAATTTTGCAACATCATCATCATCAAAGTACAAAATATATGTCACTTTGGATAGAACAAAAAAACAAAAACCTTCCGAAATAGGAAGGTTTTTTTATGATTTTTAAAGAGGTAAATCGATATTATTGATAATGTAATCTGTATATTCTTTTGAATTTTTTAAGAAATCGTCACTACCAAAATTGACTACTTGATAGATGAAATTTTTTGTCTTAAAAATATTGATTTGTAGATAAACATTAGACTCTAATTCTTCATTGTAATAACTAATTTGTTTTTGAAAAGTTTCTTTTCCTTTACTTGTTTTAAATTGTTTTGTATTTAAAGATTTAAACTTAGGATTACTAGAATAATTTGAAACCGTTATATCCATGTAAGAAGCTAAATCATCAGAAATATTACCTAGTTTTAATTCATCAATATTTTCAGTAATGATAAAACCATAAGCTGTACTGTCGTTATTTTCCCATTGTACTATAGAAAAATCATTTGTACCAATTGTTCGCTGATATCCAGCTGGTAAATTTACAGAGAAAGTTTCAGAGCCAATTATTGTTGACTGCGCATTTGTATTGTTCATAAGACATAACATTAGCGTAAAAGCCAATAAAATTTTCTTCATATAAAGTATTGTTTTTTTTAAAAAATTATAAGTTTTATTCTACTTTGAAGCTATTTACAATTTTGACAAAATCGCTTTTCATTATTTCTTGATTTTCGAAACTGCAATATTGTAAAATCTGATAGACAAATTCTTTCGTTTCGATTACAGTTTGTAGGAAATAAATATGTCCAGATTCGGGATCATTTGTTTCAAATTCGGTATAGGCATAATTGAATCCCTGTTCGTAAGCAACATAAGGTTTTTTGATGTAATTAAACCCTTTTTGTGTTTTATATGGCTCGATAGAATTTAGCGTATAATCAATCATATCCAAATTAGAATCTGCTAATTTTAATTCATCTTTGTGTTCAAAAATCACAAAACCATACGAATTTGGCTTTGGAGCAAGACTTTCAAACTGAATAGTTGCATAATCATTTAACCCAACTGTACGCTGAAAATCTTTCGGAATAGTTAACGCAAATGATTCAGCTCCATGTATTTTCTGTTGAGCAAAAGCGGTAATACATGTAAAAAGAGAGGCGATGAATAACAATTTTTTCATTGGATGAATTTAGATGACGAATATAAAAAAAGCCTTGATTATCCCAAGGCTATAACGTTATTATTTAAAATAAATTGTTTATTTCGTTGAACAAGAATTATTTCCTGATTGACAAGGAGAAGTTCCTTCTACAATTTTAACACCTTCAACTTCTTTTATTTTACCAAAACCTCCAGCAACGTCAATCAAATTTTCGTAACCACGAGCGCGTAAAATTGAAGTAAAAATCATCGAACGATATCCTCCTGCACAATGTACTAAATAGGTTTCCTCTGGATCGATTAATTTCATTGATTCATTGATAAAATCTAATGGAGCTGTAATTGCACCTTCTACGTGAGAAGTTTCGTATTCACCTGGTTTACGAACGTCCAAAACTTTTAATTCAGTTTCGTCAACTAACTCTACAAACTCTTCTGGAGAAACCGAAACAATTTCATCGAAATCTTTTTCAGCTTCAACCCAAGCTTGGAAACCATTGTTCAAAAATCCGATTACATTGTCGTATCCGACGCGAGCCAAACGTGTTACTGCTTCCTCTTCTTCACCAATTTCTGCAATTAACAAAATTGGTTGTTTGATATCTGTAATTAATGTACCAACCCATGGTGCAAAATTTCCTCTAATTCCGATATTGATAGAATTTGGAATAAATCCTGCTGCGAAAGTTTGCGGGTCGCGAACATCTAAAATTAAAGCATTTGTATCTTCCGCAACTTGAATAAATTCGTCAGGAGATAAAGCTTTATTCGCACGTTCTTTCACTACATCCAAAGATTCAACACCCAATTTATTCATCATCACATTTTCTGGAAAATAGAATGGAGGAGGCATTAATCCTGAAGTTAATTCAGTAATAAATTCCTCTTTTGTCATAGTAGGATTCAAAGCATAATTCACTTCTTTTTGATGTCCTAACGAATCAAAAGTTTCTTTACTCATGTTTTTTCCACAAGCAGAACCCGCTCCATGTGCAGGATATACGATAATATCATTAGCTAAAGGCATAATTTTGTTTCGTAAAGAATCAAATAAATAACCTGCTAATTTTTCTTGCGTTAAATCTGTATTTAATTTTTGAGCTAAATCTGGACGACCAACATCACCAATAAATAAAGTATCTCCTGTAAAAATTGCATAATCTTTACCGTTTTCATCTTTCAATAAATACGTTGTACTCTCCATTGTATGACCTGGCGTGTGTAAAGCTGTAATAGTTATATTTCCTAAAGAAAAAACTTCGCCATCAGTTGCGATGTGTGCATCAAAATTTGGTTCAGCAGTTGGACCATAAATAATTGTAGCACCAGTTTTTTGAGCTAAATCTACATGTCCAGAAACGAAGTCTGCATGAAAATGCGTTTCGAAAATGTATTTGATTTTTGCATTGTCTTTTGTCGCTTGATCGATATAAGATTGTGTTTCTCTCAACGGATCAATAATTGCAACTTCACCATTGCTTTCTATATAATAAGCACCTTGCGCAAGACATCCGGTGTAAATTTGTTCAATTTTCATAAGAATGATTTAGTGTGTAAAAATACAAATATTTAAATTTAGAATTTTCCTCTGATGGATGAATTCTGATACTTTTCTTCTATTTAAACTCAAATAAGATTGATAGTTAGCCTAAAATTTATGAATGAAATCATAGGTTATTTGGCAATCTTTTTTAGATTAATAAATAATTCAGTTTTTGCTCTTGGTGGAATAGAATTGTAACAATTTTCCATGACTTTGAAATCAAAATAATCGTTGAAATACGTCTGATATTCAGTTTTATCACCTCCAAAAGGCGGCGTGTCATTTCCGAATTCTCTGTTGAATAATACACCAACTAATTTTCCGTTTTCGGCTAGTAGTTCATTCATTTTGATGCTATAACTTTGACGTAATTTTGGATCTAACGCACAGAAAAAAGTTTGTTCTAAAATCAAATCAAACTCACCATCTAACTCAAAAAAATCTTGATGAAGAACTTTGATATTGGGATTATGTTTAAATTTTTCTTTAATTTTTTCGACTACAATTTCCGAAATGTCAATCAACGTAATATTTGTAAAACCTTGTTCCAAAAGGTATTCTGCTTCGTAAGCATTTCCGCAACCAGGAATCAAAATACGGATATTTTTATCTTCTAATTGATCGATATACTCTTTTAGCGGAGTAGAAGGAGCTTTTAAATCCCAACCAGTTTGATTTGTGGTGTATTTATCGTTCCAAAAATTTTCGTTCAGTTCCATACTTTAAATTATTGAATTATAAATTCTTCGATGAACATAAAAATTGCCATTAAAATAATAAAGATAGCAAATGTTCGCTTTAGAAATTGTACCGGTAAAAATTTGTTGATGTAGGTTCCGACAAGAATTCCAACCATAGAAATTCCAATGAAAACACTCAAGAAACTCCAGTCAATTTTGATGTGTAAAGCATCACCAATAAAAAATCCGATAAGTGAATTGATGGCAATAATTACCAATGAAGTTGCCGAAGCTCTTTTCATATCTAATTTTGCAACCATCATTAATGCCGGAACAATCAAAAAACCTCCGCCAGCACCAACCATTCCTGTTAATCCTCCGATTAAAAATCCTTGAATTAATAAAACAGGATTTAGCTTATCATTTTTCTGATCAATTTGCTCTTCTTTCTTGCCTTTTAGCATAGAAATAGCTGCGAAAACCATTAGAATAGCGAATAAACCAAACATTGCCATTCGACGTGTGACGATAAAATCGCCTATAGAAAATAAATTACTTGGTAGAGCAGGAATTAAAAATGCCCGAACCAATGTAATTCCAACAACAGCTGGTAATCCAAATTGAAAAACGACTTTCCAATCAACCATTTTTTGCGAAGCTTGCTTTATTCCTCCAATCAATCCTGTTGATCCAACGATGCATAATGAATAAGCAGTAGCAATTTTTTCGTCGAAATGAAAAATATACGCTAAAATAGGAACGGCTAAAATAGATCCACCACCACCAAGAACTCCCATAATTAGTCCGATGAAGAAGGCGCCTACAAAACCAAAAAACTCTATAAAATCCATTTTTTTTCTCTCGATTTTTACAAATCTATAGCAAATACAATAACAATTACTATAGGTATATTATGAAATATTGTTGTAAATTAATACAAATGCCTACTAAATCAATAGACGTGTATTATTTTACTTTTTTTAATTATTATGCAAATTTGGTGTAACATTTTCAAAAAAACTGCTACTAATGTTACATAAGCATAATAGATAAAAAACTTAAAAACTACTAAATGAAGAAAATTTTTATGTCTATCTTATTTGCAGGATCAGCGTTATTTGGTCAGCAAATAAAATTTGATGAGTATACTCTACCAAACGGATTGCATGTTATCCTTCATCAAGATAATTCTGCTCCAGTTATTACAACAGGTGTTATGTATCACGTAGGTTCGAAAGATGAGCAAGTTGGTAAAACAGGTTTTGCACACTTTTTTGAGCATTTATTATTCGAAGGAACAGAGAACATCAAAAGAGGGGAATGGTTCAAAATTGTTTCTTCTCACGGAGGTTCTAACAATGCGAATACAACAACAGATAGAACATATTATTACGAAACTTTTCCATCAAATAATTTAGAATTAGGATTATGGATGGAATCTGATCGTTTGCGTCAACCAATTATCAATCAAATTGGTGTCGATACACAAAAAGAAGTTGTAAAAGAAGAAAAACGTTCTCGTTTAGACAATCAACCTTATGGTAAATTTTCGTACGGAGAAGCAGTTAATCCTCACGTTTTCAAAAAACACCCTTACCGTTGGAGTGTAATTGGTTCTTTTGAGGATTTAAGTAATGCGAAATTAGATGATTTCAAACACTTTAGTCAAACTTTTTATGTGCCAAACAATGCTGTATTAGTTGTTGCGGGTGATTTTAATAAAGACGAAGCAAAGAAATTAATTGAGAAATATTTTGGTGTAATTCCAAGAGGAAAAGATGTTGTGAAAACGGTTGTAAAGGAAGATCCAATTACATCAGAAATTCGTGCAACAGAATATGATGCAAATATTCAGATTCCTTTATTGGCGATTAATTATCGTACGCCAGATAACAAATCAAAAGATGCTTATGCATTAGAAATGTTATCAAGCTATTTAACAGGTGGAAAATCATCAGTTTTATATAAAAAATATGTTGACGAGAAAAAAGAAGCATTACAAATTTTTGCTTTCAATCGTCAAATGGAAGATTACGGAATTTATTCAATCGGAATTTTACCACAAGGAGAAGTTTCTTTGGATAAATTAGAAGGAGATTTACAACAAGATATAGAAAAAGTTCAAACAAATTTGATTTCTGAAGAGGATTACCAAAAAATCTTAAATGGAATTGAAAATAGTTTTGTGGCTTCAAAATCGGGTGTTCAAAACATTGCACATGCTTTAGCGGATGCTTATATGTTGGGCGGAGATACAAATAAAATCAACGAAGAATTGAAAATTTATCAATCTGTAACAAGAGAGGATATTCGTAATGTTGCTAAAAAGTATCTAAACAAAAACCAACGTGTAATTATTCATTATTTACCAGAATCTAAAAAAGCTGCAAAATAAAAAACAACCGAATTATGAAAACAAAAATATTATCTCTTGCAATCGCTTTTATGGCAGTTAGCTTAAATGCACAAGTGGCGATTCCAATGCCAAAACCAGGTCCAGCACCAACGGTTAATTTAGGAAAATCGAACGAATTCAAATTAAAAAATGGTTTAACAGTTATCGTTGTTGAAAATCATAAATTACCACGAGTTTCTGCGACATTAACAATCGATAATCCTCCATTTGCATTAGGTGCAAAAAAAGGAGCAGAGTCTTTGTTAGGCGAAATGTTGGGAACAGGAACAAAAACAAAATCCAAAGATGATTTCAATAAGCGTATTGAGTTTTTAGGTGCTCGCGTTAATTTTTGGGAAGAAGGAGCTTCTGCAAGTTCTTTGACTAAATACTTTAACGAGATTTTTGGTTATATGGCTGATGGAGCTATGAATCCAAACTTTACCGAAAGTGAATTTGCTGATGTTAAAAAACGTTACATCGAAGGTTTAAAAGCTGACGAAAAATCTGTAGAAGCTGCAGCATCTCGCGTTTCGAATATATTAGTTTACGGAAAAAATAATCCTTTCTCAGAATTTGATACACCAGCCCAAATTGAGAAAATTACATTGCAAGATGTGAAGGATTACTACAATACCTACTACAAACCAAACAATGCTTATTTGATTGTTGTTGGAGATATTTCGACAAAAGATGTAAAAGCATTGGCGGAGAAAAACTTTGATTCTTGGCAAACAGGAAAATTAAATATTCCAGCATTTCCAAAAGTAGAAGAAGTTACAAAAACGGAATTAAATGCGATTAACATGCCGAATGCAGTGCAATCTGTGGTTTCGGTTTCGTATCCAGTTCAGTTGACAAAGAAAGATCCAGATTATTATGCAGCGTTAATTGCGTCATCTATTTTAGGAGGAGATTTCAATTCAAAATTGAATATGAATCTTCGTGAAGCGCATGGTTGGACATATGGAGCACGTGGAGGAGTTTCTGATTCTCGTTACGTTGGGCGTTTCAATACTAATGCAACTGTTCGTAATGAAGTAACTGATTCTGCAATTGTTGAGACGATGAAAGAAATCAAAGGAATGACGTTAAACAAAATTGATCAACAAACGTTGAATGATGTAAAAGCGAAATTCTTAGGAAACTTTATTTTGACTTTAGAAAGTCCTTCTACAGTTGCGAGTCAAGCTTTAACTAAAAAAACAAATCAATTATCAGATAGTTTTTATGCAGATTATATCAAAAATATTAATGCAGTAACAATTGATGATGTTTTACGAGTTTCGAAAAAATATTTCCGTCCAGATCAAGCAAAAATCAATGTAACAGGGAAATTAGAGCAAATTGCTCCAGCTTTAGAAAAATTAGGCTACCCAGTTAATTATTACGATTCTTTCGGAAATAAAATAGATAAACCAACTTCTGGTGCAAAAACTACAACAGTTACTGTCGCTCAAATTACAGATAATTATTTTAAAGCTATTGGTGGTGCGGACAAAGTGAAAGCTGTAAAATCGATTGCTCAAAAAGGAAAAATTGAGACAATGGGAATGAGTGGAGATTATGCCATAAAAAATGCGGCACCTAATAAAACTGCAACTGAATTCACGATTATGGGAATGACTATTAAACAAGTTTTTGATGGTCAAAAAGGTTATATGTCTCAAGCAGGTCAAAAAATGGATTTACCAGCAGATATGACAGCTCCTTTGTTTAAGACAAATTCATTATTTACACCTTTGTCAGAGGGTTATAAAACAGCTAAAGTAGAAGGAATCGTTTCTGAAAATGGAGTTGAGTATTATAAAGTTGTTGCTGCTGATATTGATCGTACTGATTTTTATGATGTAAAAACAGGTTTGTTAATGAAATCTGAGCAAAAAATGAAATCTCCACAAGGAGATATGATTGCAACGACAATTAACAAAGGATATAAAACGTTTGATGGAATATTAATGCCTTCTGAAATGATAACGGAAACAGGTCAGCAAACGATCAAAATTGTTATTGATACAACAGAAATTAATAAAAACGTTTCTGACACAGATTTTAAATAAACAATTCTTTTAAATATTTTTCAAATTAAAAAGGTAATCCGAGTTTTTGGATTGCCTTTTTTAGTTTTATAAAATATAAGCTTCTTCTAAGAATCTATTTAATATAGATTTCTCTAACGTCTAGGTTTTAAAAATTATATTTAATGATTATTAAAACCAAAATAAAAAAGCTCACCTTTCGATGAGCTTTTAACATTTATAATATTCAAAGAAATTAATCTTTTGATTTTACATGGTAAACTTTGTTTTGGAAATACCAAGCTGCAATAGATAAAACTAACATTGCGACTGCTGTTGCAGGAACCCAAAATGGAATTGGAATTGGATCTCCGGCTGCGTATGAATGTAATCCAGATAAGTAATAGTTAACGCCAAAATACGTCATAATTACTGTCCAAACAGCCCACATTGCAGCGATGTTAAAAGTTAATTTCCCTCTTAATCCTGGAACTAAACGCATGTGTAAAACAACTGCATAAACAATTACAGAAACGAAAGCCCAAGTTTCTTTTGGATCCCAAGACCAGTAACGTCCCCAAGATTCGTTTGCCCACATACCACCTAAGAATGTACCAACAGTAAGTAAGAAAATTCCAATTGTTAATGACATTTCAGAAACGTAAGTCATTTCTTTTAGTGAAATTTCAATCTTTTTATTTGGTTTAATCATCATGATAATTAATGAGAAAACTCCTAAAATAGCACTTAATCCAAAGAAACCATAAGATGAAACGATAATCGCAACGTGTACAATTAACCAATACGATTTTAGAACTGGTACTAATGGTGTAATTTGTGGATCTAACATAGAACCTCCGTGCGCAAATCCCATCATAATTACAGCAACCATAGCTCCTGTTGTTGGAATAAATGCGTTTCGGTTTTTGTATAATAACAATCCAGCTAAAACACTAATCCATGAAATAAATACAATGGCTTCGTAACCGTTAGACCAAGGTGCGTGTCCCGTTAAATACCAACGAACACCAAGTCCTGCGGCTTGTATGATAAAGACAATAAATATTAATCCCAAACAAACATTGATAATTCGATGCAGTGCTTTGCTTTCTGAAAATAACTGAATGAATGATAAAATCATTAAGACTCCACCAACCATACAATAAGCAATCATCACCCAAAAGAAAACGTTGTATTTATTGTATAACACCTCAATCTCAACTTTTGTTGGAGAAGGCACAACATTTTTACCCCATTTTTGTTGGTATTTATCGATATAATCTACTGCATTATCTGCAGGCGTCCAATTACCATTTTCTAATCCTTTCGAAACCATGTTAAAATAAACACTAATCATTCCAAGTGCCATTGTATCGATTTCTACAGGATTTTCTTGTGTTTGATAAATCCAAGAAGTCCAACGCTCTGAAGGATCATTCTGAACTGGAATTATTTTTAATTGATAACCTTTTGCAGTTTGATCTAAAATATTGAAACGCTCTGTAACTTTAATCACTTCCTCATCAAATTTAGAACGCTCTGAAGGTTTTCTTGAGAATGCTTCGTTATAGGCTTTGTCTAATTTGAAACGAGTCGTTTTTGGATCAATCAAATTCATTAAAGATGTGTAACCATCTTCGTTTGCGCTTGTAATCTTCTTTAAACGATCACCTCCTTTATCACCAACTTCAATCATTGGAGCATTTACCCAATAAGCAGGATCTAATTGCAAAGAAATAAACCATTTATTGGCAGATAATCCGTGAAATTTATCTTTTTTGTAAACTTTTCTAAGAATTTCTAAAGCTTGCGTATTAACAGGTTTTA of Empedobacter falsenii contains these proteins:
- a CDS encoding MBL fold metallo-hydrolase, which encodes MKIEQIYTGCLAQGAYYIESNGEVAIIDPLRETQSYIDQATKDNAKIKYIFETHFHADFVSGHVDLAQKTGATIIYGPTAEPNFDAHIATDGEVFSLGNITITALHTPGHTMESTTYLLKDENGKDYAIFTGDTLFIGDVGRPDLAQKLNTDLTQEKLAGYLFDSLRNKIMPLANDIIVYPAHGAGSACGKNMSKETFDSLGHQKEVNYALNPTMTKEEFITELTSGLMPPPFYFPENVMMNKLGVESLDVVKERANKALSPDEFIQVAEDTNALILDVRDPQTFAAGFIPNSINIGIRGNFAPWVGTLITDIKQPILLIAEIGEEEEAVTRLARVGYDNVIGFLNNGFQAWVEAEKDFDEIVSVSPEEFVELVDETELKVLDVRKPGEYETSHVEGAITAPLDFINESMKLIDPEETYLVHCAGGYRSMIFTSILRARGYENLIDVAGGFGKIKEVEGVKIVEGTSPCQSGNNSCSTK
- a CDS encoding methyltransferase domain-containing protein, which produces MELNENFWNDKYTTNQTGWDLKAPSTPLKEYIDQLEDKNIRILIPGCGNAYEAEYLLEQGFTNITLIDISEIVVEKIKEKFKHNPNIKVLHQDFFELDGEFDLILEQTFFCALDPKLRQSYSIKMNELLAENGKLVGVLFNREFGNDTPPFGGDKTEYQTYFNDYFDFKVMENCYNSIPPRAKTELFINLKKIAK
- a CDS encoding sulfite exporter TauE/SafE family protein; translation: MDFIEFFGFVGAFFIGLIMGVLGGGGSILAVPILAYIFHFDEKIATAYSLCIVGSTGLIGGIKQASQKMVDWKVVFQFGLPAVVGITLVRAFLIPALPSNLFSIGDFIVTRRMAMFGLFAILMVFAAISMLKGKKEEQIDQKNDKLNPVLLIQGFLIGGLTGMVGAGGGFLIVPALMMVAKLDMKRASATSLVIIAINSLIGFFIGDALHIKIDWSFLSVFIGISMVGILVGTYINKFLPVQFLKRTFAIFIILMAIFMFIEEFIIQ
- a CDS encoding M16 family metallopeptidase, with translation MKKIFMSILFAGSALFGQQIKFDEYTLPNGLHVILHQDNSAPVITTGVMYHVGSKDEQVGKTGFAHFFEHLLFEGTENIKRGEWFKIVSSHGGSNNANTTTDRTYYYETFPSNNLELGLWMESDRLRQPIINQIGVDTQKEVVKEEKRSRLDNQPYGKFSYGEAVNPHVFKKHPYRWSVIGSFEDLSNAKLDDFKHFSQTFYVPNNAVLVVAGDFNKDEAKKLIEKYFGVIPRGKDVVKTVVKEDPITSEIRATEYDANIQIPLLAINYRTPDNKSKDAYALEMLSSYLTGGKSSVLYKKYVDEKKEALQIFAFNRQMEDYGIYSIGILPQGEVSLDKLEGDLQQDIEKVQTNLISEEDYQKILNGIENSFVASKSGVQNIAHALADAYMLGGDTNKINEELKIYQSVTREDIRNVAKKYLNKNQRVIIHYLPESKKAAK
- a CDS encoding M16 family metallopeptidase; this translates as MKTKILSLAIAFMAVSLNAQVAIPMPKPGPAPTVNLGKSNEFKLKNGLTVIVVENHKLPRVSATLTIDNPPFALGAKKGAESLLGEMLGTGTKTKSKDDFNKRIEFLGARVNFWEEGASASSLTKYFNEIFGYMADGAMNPNFTESEFADVKKRYIEGLKADEKSVEAAASRVSNILVYGKNNPFSEFDTPAQIEKITLQDVKDYYNTYYKPNNAYLIVVGDISTKDVKALAEKNFDSWQTGKLNIPAFPKVEEVTKTELNAINMPNAVQSVVSVSYPVQLTKKDPDYYAALIASSILGGDFNSKLNMNLREAHGWTYGARGGVSDSRYVGRFNTNATVRNEVTDSAIVETMKEIKGMTLNKIDQQTLNDVKAKFLGNFILTLESPSTVASQALTKKTNQLSDSFYADYIKNINAVTIDDVLRVSKKYFRPDQAKINVTGKLEQIAPALEKLGYPVNYYDSFGNKIDKPTSGAKTTTVTVAQITDNYFKAIGGADKVKAVKSIAQKGKIETMGMSGDYAIKNAAPNKTATEFTIMGMTIKQVFDGQKGYMSQAGQKMDLPADMTAPLFKTNSLFTPLSEGYKTAKVEGIVSENGVEYYKVVAADIDRTDFYDVKTGLLMKSEQKMKSPQGDMIATTINKGYKTFDGILMPSEMITETGQQTIKIVIDTTEINKNVSDTDFK